The genomic DNA TCATTTCAACGTTTTCTAGACCAGGGATTGTTCTAAGCATATCACGCTGCACGTCTTCTGGTAAGCTTGTGGATAAACCTTGTACATACACTTCTTGTGTATTACGTCCTTCTGGCTCTAAGAAAATTTGATGACGTGGTTTATCATTAAACCTTACTACTTTGTCTTCAATTGAAGGACAATATCTAGGTCCTGTTCCCTTAATCATACCAGAATACATAGCTGAGCGATGTAGGTTTTCATCTATTAAACGATGTGTTTCCGTACTTGTATACGTCAACCAACATGGAATTTGATCCATAATAAATTTTGTCGTTTCAAAAGAGAAAGCTCGTGGTTTATCATCACCTGGCTGAATTTCTGTTTTACTGTAATCAATCGTATTACTATTTACACGCGGAGGTGTACCTGTTTTAAATCTAACAAGATCAAATCCAAGCTCCTCTAAATGTTCTGATAACGTAATAGATGGTTGTTGATTATTCGGACCGCTCGAATATTTTAAATCTCCCATAATAATCTCACCGCGTAAAAACGTTCCAGTCGTAATTACAACTGTTTTTGCTGTATATTCAGCACCAGCTTGCGTAATTACCCCTTTACATTCGCCATCTTCAACGATTAAACGCTCTACCATTCCTTGGAACAACGTTAAGTTTGGTGTTTCTTCAATTGTTTTCTTTAATTCATGCTGGTAAGAGAACTTATCTGCTTGTGCTCGAAGTGCGCGTACAGCTGGTCCTTTACCTGTATTTAACATACGCATTTGAATATACGTTTTATCAATGTTGCGTCCCATTTCTCCGCCTAATGCATCAATTTCACGAACAACAATCCCTTTTGCTGGTCCACCAACAGAAGGGTTACATGGCATAAACGCTACCATATCTAAATTAATTGTTAACATTAATGTTTTGGAGCCCATTCGTGCTGCCGCAAGACCAGCTTCACATCCTGCATGACCTGCACCGATTACTATGACATCGTATGAACCGGCATTGTATCCCATCGTTTATTCCTCCTAATAATCTCTATCTTTCTAAAACATCGCTATATTATTTTCCTAAACAAAATTGAGAGAACAACTGGTCAATTAGGCTTTCATGAACGGTATCACCAGTAATTTCACCAAGTATTTCCCACGTTCTTGTTAAATCAATTTGCACCATATCAATTGGCACACCATTTTCTATCGCCTCAATTGCATCTCCAATTGTTCTTCCTGCTTGTGTTAATAATCCAATATGTCTCGCGTTAGAAACATACGTCACGTCTGCAGAATCAATTGTTCCTTCAAAAAATAAATCAGCTATTGCCTTTTCAAGCTCATCTATTCCTTGTTCCTCAATTAACGACGTTGTAATAACACGATTTCCCGCTGCCAATGCTGTAACACGTTCCATATCGATTGCTTGTGGTAAATCTGTCTTATTTACAATAACAATGAAATCTTTTCCTTGTACGGCACGGAATAGATCTTCATCCTCATTCGTTAAAGCTTCACTATAATTAACGACAACTAACACTAAATCAGCTTGGCTCATCATTTCCTTTGAACGCTCTACACCAATTCGTTCAACAACATCTTCTGTTTCACGAATCCCGGCTGTATCTATAAGTTTAAGTGGTACACCACGCACATTAACGTACTCTTCAATAACATCACGAGTTGTTCCTGCAATATCAGTTACAATTGCCTTTTTCTCCTGAACGAGACTATTTAATAGCGATGACTTCCCAACGTTAGGTCTACCGATGATTGCAGTAGCAATACCTTCACGTAAAATCTTTCCTTGCTTCGATGTTTCTAATATTTTTGCAATTTCAGCACGAACATGTGTAGCTTTCTCAATTAAAATATTATGTGTCATTTCTTCCACATCATCATATTCCGGGTAATCTATGTTTACCTCAACATGAGCTAACGTTTCTAATATGTCCTGACGCAGACGGCCGATTAATTTAGATAATCGCCCTTCCATTTGATTAATTGCTACGTTCATTGCACGATCTGTTTTTGCACGGATTAAGTCCATA from Bacillus basilensis includes the following:
- the mnmG gene encoding tRNA uridine-5-carboxymethylaminomethyl(34) synthesis enzyme MnmG, producing the protein MGYNAGSYDVIVIGAGHAGCEAGLAAARMGSKTLMLTINLDMVAFMPCNPSVGGPAKGIVVREIDALGGEMGRNIDKTYIQMRMLNTGKGPAVRALRAQADKFSYQHELKKTIEETPNLTLFQGMVERLIVEDGECKGVITQAGAEYTAKTVVITTGTFLRGEIIMGDLKYSSGPNNQQPSITLSEHLEELGFDLVRFKTGTPPRVNSNTIDYSKTEIQPGDDKPRAFSFETTKFIMDQIPCWLTYTSTETHRLIDENLHRSAMYSGMIKGTGPRYCPSIEDKVVRFNDKPRHQIFLEPEGRNTQEVYVQGLSTSLPEDVQRDMLRTIPGLENVEMMRTGYAIEYDAIVPTQLWPTLETKKIKNLYTAGQINGTSGYEEAAGQGLMAGINAACRSLGKKEVILGREDAYIGVLIDDLVTKGTNEPYRLLTSRAEYRLLLRHDNADLRLTEVGREIGLIKEERYERFTNKKLQIEQEKERLSSIIIKPRPEVQELIRSIGGSELKDGIRASDLLRRPEMTYEHIHLLVPSEVELSDEVTEQVEIQIKYEGYIEKSLQQVERMKKMENKKIPVDIDYDAISSLASEARQKLKDVRPLSMGQASRISGVNPADISILLVYIEQGKIARVSNQ
- the mnmE gene encoding tRNA uridine-5-carboxymethylaminomethyl(34) synthesis GTPase MnmE, whose amino-acid sequence is MEFDTIAAISTALGEGAIAIVRVSGDDAVEKVNRIFKGKDLTEVSSHTIHYGHIVDLDTNQVIEEVMVSIMRAPRTFTRENIVEINCHGGLVSVNKVLQLILAQGVRLAEPGEFTKRAFLNGRIDLSQAEAVMDLIRAKTDRAMNVAINQMEGRLSKLIGRLRQDILETLAHVEVNIDYPEYDDVEEMTHNILIEKATHVRAEIAKILETSKQGKILREGIATAIIGRPNVGKSSLLNSLVQEKKAIVTDIAGTTRDVIEEYVNVRGVPLKLIDTAGIRETEDVVERIGVERSKEMMSQADLVLVVVNYSEALTNEDEDLFRAVQGKDFIVIVNKTDLPQAIDMERVTALAAGNRVITTSLIEEQGIDELEKAIADLFFEGTIDSADVTYVSNARHIGLLTQAGRTIGDAIEAIENGVPIDMVQIDLTRTWEILGEITGDTVHESLIDQLFSQFCLGK